A single window of Sulfitobacter sp. JL08 DNA harbors:
- the rplF gene encoding 50S ribosomal protein L6 produces the protein MSRIGKKAVNLPSGVTASMSGQTIEVKGPKGTRSFRATDDVTISIEDNSVSVMPRGSSKRARQQWGMSRTMVANLVTGVTTGFKKELEIQGVGYRAAMTGNTLKLNLGLSHDVDYVPPAGVTVTAPKQTEIVVEGIDEQLVGQVAANIRAWRKPEPYKGKGIRYKGEFIFRKEGKKK, from the coding sequence ATGTCTCGTATCGGTAAAAAAGCGGTTAATCTGCCCTCTGGCGTAACAGCGTCAATGTCGGGTCAGACGATCGAAGTCAAAGGCCCCAAAGGCACGCGCAGCTTCCGCGCCACCGACGATGTAACCATCTCGATCGAGGACAACTCGGTTTCGGTTATGCCGCGTGGCTCGTCCAAGCGCGCCCGCCAGCAATGGGGCATGAGCCGCACAATGGTTGCCAACCTGGTGACAGGCGTGACCACAGGCTTCAAGAAAGAGCTGGAAATCCAGGGTGTTGGTTATCGTGCCGCGATGACCGGCAACACCCTGAAACTCAACCTGGGTCTGTCCCATGACGTGGATTATGTGCCGCCTGCCGGCGTTACAGTCACCGCGCCCAAGCAGACCGAGATTGTGGTTGAAGGCATTGATGAGCAACTCGTCGGACAGGTCGCGGCCAACATCCGCGCGTGGCGCAAGCCCGAGCCCTACAAAGGCAAAGGCATTCGCTACAAGGGCGAGTTTATCTTCCGCAAGGAAGGCAAGAAGAAGTAA
- a CDS encoding NYN domain-containing protein, whose product MKIPFVFFIISLAVSLVALAKPDLSNVILLSGPCALASLVLWLRAWLRPSQPSSSDKQNCVVIDGSNVMHWRKGIPSIEPVVEAIRNLEVSGYTPGVVFDANAGHLLAGRYLHDNDFEKILKLPRHRVMVAHKGTSADPLVLTAARTLSARIVSNDRFRDWIAAYPEISDPGHIIRGGYRSGKVWLNLDAPDTAAQSQPQTTA is encoded by the coding sequence TTGAAAATTCCTTTTGTCTTTTTCATCATATCGCTGGCTGTCAGCCTTGTTGCGCTTGCCAAACCCGATCTATCAAACGTGATACTGCTATCCGGACCGTGTGCCCTGGCAAGCCTAGTGCTTTGGTTGCGTGCGTGGCTGAGACCTTCCCAACCTTCTTCTTCAGACAAACAGAACTGTGTCGTGATTGACGGTTCGAACGTGATGCACTGGCGAAAAGGCATTCCAAGTATCGAACCTGTTGTCGAGGCGATCCGGAATCTGGAGGTATCGGGGTATACACCTGGCGTTGTCTTTGATGCCAACGCTGGCCATCTGCTTGCAGGCCGTTATTTGCACGACAACGATTTTGAAAAAATATTAAAACTGCCACGCCACCGGGTGATGGTCGCTCATAAAGGTACATCGGCCGATCCATTGGTCCTCACTGCGGCACGCACCTTGTCCGCGCGTATCGTTTCGAACGACCGGTTCCGCGATTGGATTGCAGCCTACCCGGAAATTTCCGATCCGGGGCATATTATCCGGGGAGGCTATCGTTCGGGCAAAGTCTGGCTGAACCTCGACGCGCCCGACACCGCAGCACAAAGCCAGCCGCAGACCACCGCCTGA
- the rplP gene encoding 50S ribosomal protein L16 — translation MLQPKRTKFRKQFKGKIKGLAKGGSDLNFGTYGLKATQPERVTARQIEAARRAMTRHMKRQGRVWIRIFPDVPVTSKPTEVRMGKGKGSVDFWACKVKPGRVMFEIDGVGDDVAREALRLAAMKLPIKTRIVVREDW, via the coding sequence ATGCTTCAACCAAAGCGCACGAAGTTCCGTAAGCAATTCAAAGGCAAGATCAAGGGCCTCGCCAAAGGCGGATCCGATCTTAACTTTGGCACTTATGGCCTGAAAGCCACGCAGCCAGAGCGTGTGACAGCCCGTCAGATCGAAGCGGCCCGCCGCGCGATGACCCGTCACATGAAACGTCAGGGCCGTGTCTGGATCCGGATCTTCCCGGATGTTCCAGTCACATCCAAACCCACCGAAGTCCGGATGGGTAAGGGTAAAGGGTCTGTCGATTTCTGGGCCTGCAAGGTCAAACCCGGCCGTGTCATGTTCGAAATCGACGGTGTCGGCGATGACGTCGCCCGCGAGGCCCTGCGCCTTGCCGCGATGAAACTGCCGATCAAGACACGCATTGTGGTCCGTGAGGATTGGTAA
- the rplR gene encoding 50S ribosomal protein L18, whose amino-acid sequence MANSKRQLFLKRRLRVRNKLRKVNAGRPRLSVHRSNKNISVQLIDDVNGVTLASASSLEKTLGVVGKNNIEAAAKVGAEIAKRAKKAGVEEAYFDRGGFLFHGKVKALAEAAREGGLKI is encoded by the coding sequence ATGGCAAACAGCAAAAGACAACTGTTCTTGAAGCGCCGCCTGCGCGTTCGGAACAAACTTCGCAAAGTGAACGCAGGACGTCCGCGTCTTTCGGTCCACCGCAGCAACAAGAACATCAGCGTCCAGCTGATCGACGACGTGAACGGGGTCACTCTGGCCTCTGCCTCGTCGCTTGAAAAAACACTGGGCGTTGTCGGCAAGAACAACATCGAAGCGGCCGCCAAGGTCGGTGCTGAAATCGCGAAACGTGCGAAAAAGGCCGGTGTGGAAGAAGCATATTTTGACCGTGGCGGTTTCCTGTTCCACGGCAAGGTCAAGGCTTTGGCCGAAGCAGCCCGCGAAGGCGGTCTGAAAATCTAA
- the rplN gene encoding 50S ribosomal protein L14 has translation MIQMQTNLDVADNSGARRVQCIKVLGGSKRKYASVGDIIVVSVKEAIPRGRVKKGDVRKAVVVRTAKEVRRDDGTAIRFDRNAAVILNNNNEPVGTRIFGPVVRELRAKNFMKIISLAPEVL, from the coding sequence ATGATCCAGATGCAGACCAACCTGGATGTTGCTGACAACAGCGGCGCACGCCGTGTTCAGTGCATCAAGGTTCTGGGTGGTTCCAAGCGTAAATACGCATCCGTCGGCGACATCATCGTCGTCTCGGTCAAGGAAGCCATTCCGCGTGGTCGCGTGAAAAAAGGCGACGTCCGCAAGGCCGTTGTCGTACGCACCGCCAAAGAAGTTCGCCGTGACGATGGCACCGCCATCCGCTTTGACCGCAACGCAGCCGTTATTCTGAACAACAATAACGAACCTGTCGGCACCCGGATCTTTGGACCGGTCGTGCGCGAATTGCGGGCCAAAAACTTCATGAAAATCATCTCGCTTGCTCCGGAGGTGCTGTAA
- the rpsE gene encoding 30S ribosomal protein S5, whose protein sequence is MARDDNRGGNRRNQRDETPEFADRLVAINRVSKTVKGGKRFGFAALVVVGDQKGRVGFGKGKAKEVPEAIRKATEQAKRQMIRVQLREGRTLHHDMEGRHGAGKVVMRTAPEGTGIIAGGPMRAVFEMLGVKDVVSKSIGSQNPYNMIRATMDGLLKEASPRSVAQRRGKKVSDILPKRDDAPEASAQVAEEA, encoded by the coding sequence ATGGCAAGAGATGACAACCGTGGGGGCAACCGCCGCAACCAACGCGACGAAACCCCGGAATTCGCCGACCGCCTTGTGGCGATCAACCGTGTGTCCAAAACCGTAAAAGGTGGCAAGCGCTTCGGCTTTGCGGCTTTGGTGGTTGTGGGCGATCAGAAGGGCCGCGTCGGTTTCGGCAAAGGCAAGGCGAAAGAGGTCCCAGAGGCCATTCGCAAAGCCACCGAGCAGGCCAAGCGCCAGATGATCCGCGTGCAGCTGCGCGAAGGCCGCACCCTGCACCACGACATGGAAGGCCGTCACGGCGCCGGTAAAGTGGTGATGCGGACCGCGCCGGAAGGTACCGGAATTATTGCCGGTGGTCCGATGCGTGCCGTTTTCGAAATGCTGGGCGTCAAAGACGTTGTGTCCAAGTCCATCGGCTCGCAGAACCCTTACAACATGATCCGCGCCACCATGGACGGTCTGTTGAAAGAGGCATCGCCCCGTTCCGTCGCGCAACGCCGCGGCAAGAAAGTGTCTGACATTCTGCCCAAGCGCGATGACGCCCCCGAGGCGTCCGCCCAAGTGGCCGAGGAGGCTTGA
- the rpmC gene encoding 50S ribosomal protein L29, translated as MDAKELREKTPDQLREELVNLKKESFNLRFQQATGQMEGTARMKTVRRDVARVKTILNEKAAAAAAE; from the coding sequence ATGGACGCCAAAGAACTGCGTGAAAAAACGCCGGACCAGCTTCGTGAAGAACTGGTCAACCTGAAAAAAGAGAGCTTTAACCTCCGCTTTCAGCAAGCTACCGGCCAGATGGAAGGCACAGCCCGCATGAAAACGGTTCGCCGTGATGTGGCCCGTGTAAAAACCATTCTTAACGAAAAAGCCGCTGCTGCGGCCGCTGAATAA
- the secY gene encoding preprotein translocase subunit SecY, whose protein sequence is MVSAAEQMAANTSWSALGKATDLRNRILFTLGLLIVYRLGTFIPVPGIDGAALREFMEQAGQGIGGMVSMFTGGALGRMGIFALGIMPYISASIIVQLLTSMVPSLEQLKKEGEQGRKKINQYTRYGTVLLATVQSYGLAVSLEAGDLATDPGLYFRISCMITLVGGTMFLMWLGEQITARGIGNGISLIIFVGIIAEVPAAMAQFFASGRSGAISPAVIVGVIVMVVATIAFVVFMERALRKIHIQYPRRQVGMKMYDGGSSHLPVKVNPSGVIPAIFASSLLLLPITISTFSGNSTGPIMSTILAYFGPGQPLYLLFFVAMIVFFAYFYTFNVSFKVDDVADNLKNQNGFIPGIRPGRKTADYLEYVVNRVLVLGSAYLAAVCLLPEILRGQFAIPFYFGGTSVLIVVSVTMDTIQQVQSHLLAHQYEGLIEKSQLRGKSKKRGKRTLARR, encoded by the coding sequence ATGGTATCAGCAGCTGAACAAATGGCCGCCAACACAAGCTGGTCGGCCCTTGGCAAAGCCACCGATCTGCGCAACCGCATCCTGTTCACCCTGGGTCTTCTGATCGTCTACCGGCTGGGCACGTTTATCCCGGTTCCGGGCATCGACGGTGCGGCCTTGCGTGAATTCATGGAACAGGCGGGGCAGGGCATCGGCGGCATGGTGTCGATGTTCACCGGCGGCGCGCTGGGGCGGATGGGGATCTTTGCCCTTGGTATCATGCCCTATATCTCGGCCTCGATCATCGTTCAGCTTCTGACGTCGATGGTGCCATCGCTGGAACAGCTGAAAAAAGAAGGCGAACAGGGCCGCAAGAAAATCAACCAGTATACGCGCTACGGCACGGTTTTGCTGGCCACGGTGCAATCCTACGGGCTTGCCGTCAGCCTTGAAGCGGGCGATCTGGCAACCGATCCGGGCCTCTATTTCCGCATTTCCTGCATGATCACATTGGTCGGCGGCACCATGTTCCTGATGTGGCTGGGTGAACAGATCACCGCGCGCGGCATAGGCAACGGTATTTCGCTGATCATCTTTGTCGGCATCATTGCCGAAGTGCCTGCCGCCATGGCGCAGTTCTTTGCCAGCGGCCGTTCGGGCGCGATCAGCCCCGCGGTGATTGTGGGTGTGATTGTGATGGTGGTGGCCACCATTGCGTTCGTGGTGTTCATGGAACGCGCCCTGCGCAAGATCCACATTCAGTATCCGCGCCGTCAGGTGGGTATGAAAATGTATGATGGCGGATCAAGCCACCTGCCGGTCAAGGTCAACCCGTCGGGTGTTATTCCGGCGATCTTCGCCAGCTCACTGCTGTTGCTGCCGATCACGATCAGCACGTTTTCGGGCAATTCGACGGGCCCGATCATGTCGACCATTCTGGCCTATTTCGGGCCGGGTCAGCCTCTATATCTGTTGTTCTTTGTCGCGATGATCGTGTTCTTTGCCTATTTCTACACGTTCAACGTATCGTTCAAGGTGGACGATGTGGCCGACAACCTGAAGAACCAGAACGGGTTCATCCCGGGCATCCGTCCCGGCAGAAAAACCGCCGATTACCTGGAATACGTCGTCAACCGTGTCTTGGTGCTGGGGTCTGCCTATCTGGCCGCGGTCTGCCTGTTGCCCGAAATCCTGCGCGGACAATTCGCCATTCCGTTCTACTTTGGCGGAACATCGGTTCTGATTGTTGTGTCGGTGACCATGGATACGATCCAGCAGGTCCAAAGCCATCTGCTGGCGCATCAATACGAAGGTCTGATCGAAAAATCGCAACTGCGTGGCAAATCGAAAAAGCGTGGTAAACGCACACTGGCGCGCCGATGA
- the rplE gene encoding 50S ribosomal protein L5: MLDTATYTPRLKAAYVENIRAAMKEEFGYKNDMQIPRLDKIVLNIGCGAEAVRDSKKAKSAVEDLSTIAGQKALTTTAKKSIAGFRVREEMPLGAKVTLRGDRMYEFLDRLITIAMPRIRDFRGVSGKSFDGRGNYAMGLKEHIVFPEIEYDKVDEVWGMDIIMVTTAPTDAEAKALLKHFNMPFNS, translated from the coding sequence ATGCTTGATACGGCAACCTATACCCCGCGCCTGAAAGCGGCTTATGTGGAAAATATCCGCGCCGCCATGAAGGAAGAGTTCGGCTACAAGAACGATATGCAGATCCCGCGTCTGGATAAAATCGTTCTGAACATCGGCTGCGGTGCAGAAGCTGTCCGTGACAGCAAGAAAGCAAAATCCGCGGTTGAGGATCTGTCGACGATCGCAGGCCAGAAGGCCCTGACGACAACGGCCAAGAAATCCATTGCCGGTTTCCGCGTCCGTGAAGAAATGCCGCTGGGGGCCAAAGTAACCCTGCGTGGCGATCGTATGTATGAATTTCTGGATCGCCTGATCACCATTGCAATGCCCCGTATCCGCGACTTTCGCGGCGTTTCGGGCAAAAGCTTTGATGGTCGCGGCAACTATGCGATGGGCCTGAAAGAGCACATCGTGTTTCCGGAAATCGAATATGACAAGGTCGATGAAGTGTGGGGCATGGATATTATCATGGTCACCACTGCACCTACCGACGCTGAAGCCAAGGCGCTGTTGAAGCATTTCAACATGCCGTTCAACAGCTAA
- the rpsC gene encoding 30S ribosomal protein S3: MGNKVNPIGMRLQVNRTWDSRWYADTKDYGDLLLEDLAIRDFINEECKQAGVARVIIERPHKKCRVTIHTARPGVIIGKKGADIETLRKKIAKMTDSELHLNIVEVRKPEMDAQLVGESIAQQLERRVSFRRAMKRAVQNAMRMGALGIRVNVSGRLGGAEIARTEWYREGRVPLHTLRADIDYANVEAMTAYGIIGIKVWIFKGEIMEHDPAARDRKAQELQDGPAPRGAGGRR, encoded by the coding sequence ATGGGTAACAAAGTCAATCCGATTGGTATGCGCCTGCAGGTCAACCGCACCTGGGACAGCCGCTGGTATGCCGACACCAAGGATTACGGTGATCTTCTGCTGGAAGACCTCGCAATCCGTGATTTCATCAACGAAGAATGCAAACAGGCCGGTGTGGCCCGTGTGATCATCGAACGTCCGCACAAAAAGTGCCGCGTGACGATCCACACAGCCCGCCCCGGTGTCATCATCGGCAAGAAAGGCGCAGACATCGAAACCCTGCGCAAGAAAATTGCCAAGATGACTGACAGCGAACTGCATCTGAATATTGTTGAAGTCCGCAAACCCGAGATGGACGCACAGCTGGTTGGCGAAAGCATCGCCCAGCAGCTGGAACGTCGTGTTTCGTTCCGTCGCGCGATGAAGCGTGCCGTGCAGAACGCGATGCGTATGGGTGCCCTGGGCATCCGGGTCAACGTATCGGGCCGCCTGGGCGGTGCCGAGATTGCCCGGACCGAATGGTACCGTGAAGGCCGCGTGCCTTTGCACACCCTGCGTGCCGACATCGATTACGCAAACGTCGAAGCGATGACCGCCTATGGCATCATCGGGATCAAGGTCTGGATCTTCAAAGGCGAGATCATGGAACACGATCCAGCTGCGCGTGACCGTAAAGCACAAGAACTCCAGGATGGTCCTGCGCCCCGTGGCGCTGGTGGCCGTCGCTAA
- the rpsH gene encoding 30S ribosomal protein S8 yields MNDPIADMLTRIRNSQMRGKSTVITPASKLRAWVLDVLADEGYIRGYEKVTGSDGHPALEISLKYYEGTPVIRELKRVSKPGRRVYMGVKDIPSVRQGLGVSIVSTPKGVMSDAAARSANVGGEVLCTVF; encoded by the coding sequence ATGAACGATCCTATCGCAGATATGCTCACCCGCATCCGCAACAGCCAAATGCGCGGCAAATCGACGGTGATCACACCGGCGTCCAAACTGCGCGCTTGGGTGTTGGATGTGCTGGCGGACGAAGGCTATATCCGTGGCTACGAAAAAGTCACTGGTTCCGATGGTCATCCGGCCCTCGAAATCAGCCTGAAATATTACGAAGGCACTCCTGTCATTCGCGAACTGAAGCGGGTCTCAAAACCCGGTCGTCGCGTTTACATGGGCGTCAAGGACATCCCGTCGGTCCGTCAGGGCCTTGGTGTGTCGATTGTCTCCACCCCCAAAGGTGTGATGTCGGATGCCGCAGCACGCAGCGCCAACGTTGGCGGCGAAGTGCTCTGCACCGTATTCTAA
- the rpsM gene encoding 30S ribosomal protein S13, whose amino-acid sequence MARIAGVNIPTAKRVPIALTYITGIGNSSAKAICDAVGIDQARRVNELSDAEVLAVREHIDANYSVEGDLRRETQMNIKRLMDLGCYRGLRHRRNLPVRGQRTHTNARTRKGPAKAIAGKKK is encoded by the coding sequence GTGGCACGTATTGCCGGCGTAAACATCCCGACTGCAAAGCGGGTTCCAATCGCCCTTACCTATATCACCGGAATCGGTAATTCCTCGGCCAAGGCCATCTGCGATGCTGTCGGCATTGATCAGGCCCGTCGGGTCAACGAATTGTCCGACGCCGAAGTTCTGGCCGTGCGCGAACACATCGATGCGAACTACAGCGTCGAAGGTGATCTGCGTCGTGAAACCCAGATGAACATCAAGCGTCTGATGGACCTTGGCTGCTACCGTGGCCTGCGCCACCGTCGCAACCTGCCGGTTCGCGGTCAGCGCACCCATACCAACGCTCGCACCCGCAAAGGCCCCGCAAAGGCCATTGCCGGCAAGAAGAAATAA
- the rpsK gene encoding 30S ribosomal protein S11, giving the protein MAREKTRTKKKERKNIAAGVAHVNSSFNNTKILISDVQGNAIAWSSAGTMGFKGSRKSTPYAAQMAAEDAGKKAQDHGVKTLEVEVQGPGGGRESALRALAAVGFNITSIRDVTPMAHNGCRPPKRRRV; this is encoded by the coding sequence ATGGCACGCGAAAAGACACGCACCAAGAAGAAAGAGCGCAAGAACATCGCAGCAGGTGTTGCGCATGTGAACTCTTCTTTCAACAACACAAAAATCCTGATCTCGGACGTTCAAGGCAACGCGATTGCCTGGTCGTCGGCAGGCACGATGGGTTTCAAGGGGTCGCGCAAATCGACACCTTATGCCGCCCAGATGGCCGCAGAAGATGCAGGCAAAAAGGCACAGGATCACGGCGTCAAGACGCTGGAAGTCGAAGTGCAAGGCCCCGGTGGCGGCCGCGAAAGTGCTTTGCGCGCTTTGGCAGCAGTCGGGTTCAACATCACGTCAATCCGTGATGTGACCCCGATGGCACACAACGGTTGCCGCCCGCCGAAACGCCGCCGCGTTTAA
- the rpsQ gene encoding 30S ribosomal protein S17, which yields MPKRILSGTVTSDANAQTVTVSVERRFTHPVLKKTIRKSKKYRAHDENNTFKVGDSVRIIECAPRSKTKRWEVLQAAEA from the coding sequence ATGCCCAAGCGAATTCTTTCCGGCACCGTGACAAGCGACGCCAACGCACAAACCGTAACCGTATCGGTGGAACGCCGTTTCACGCATCCGGTTCTGAAGAAAACCATCCGCAAGTCCAAGAAATACCGGGCCCACGATGAGAACAACACATTCAAGGTGGGCGATTCCGTCCGCATCATCGAATGTGCACCACGATCGAAAACCAAACGTTGGGAAGTGTTGCAAGCCGCCGAGGCCTGA
- the rplO gene encoding 50S ribosomal protein L15 has product MKLHELSDNDGATKKRKRIGRGPGSGTGKTGGRGVKGQKSRSGVAIGGYEGGQMPLYQRLPKRGFNKPNRKSFAVVNLGLIQKFIDAKKIDSKKPITEDVLIESGLVRRKLDGIRVLAKGDVTSKVTLEVTGASKSAIDAVAKAGGALTVTTASAAE; this is encoded by the coding sequence ATGAAACTGCATGAACTTTCCGACAACGATGGCGCCACCAAAAAGCGCAAGCGCATTGGCCGTGGTCCCGGCTCGGGTACGGGTAAAACCGGTGGCCGTGGTGTCAAGGGTCAGAAATCCCGTTCGGGTGTGGCCATCGGTGGCTACGAAGGCGGCCAGATGCCGCTGTACCAACGCCTGCCAAAGCGCGGCTTTAACAAGCCGAACCGCAAAAGCTTTGCCGTTGTCAATCTGGGCCTGATCCAGAAATTCATAGACGCGAAAAAGATCGACTCGAAAAAGCCGATCACCGAAGACGTACTGATCGAAAGCGGTCTGGTCCGTCGCAAGCTGGACGGTATCCGCGTTCTGGCCAAGGGCGATGTGACGTCCAAGGTGACACTGGAAGTCACCGGCGCATCCAAATCCGCGATTGATGCGGTGGCCAAGGCCGGTGGTGCTCTGACGGTCACAACTGCGTCTGCGGCAGAGTAA
- a CDS encoding TIGR02466 family protein translates to MTQITSLFVTRLYHARLSDLGKPLDPDELEDSCLSIAEDDTAGQDWSAENGFPGYTSYASLTDLPWRFPIFKDLKKVLDKHVKSFAKDLEFDLDGKKLQLEDLWINILPHGGIHTSHIHPHSVISGTTYVAVPKGASAIKFEDPRLAMMMAAPARKKDARDEMRSFAYVAPQVGDVLLWESWLRHEVPMNMAEDDRISVSFNYGWG, encoded by the coding sequence ATGACACAGATCACATCCCTTTTTGTTACCCGCCTTTATCACGCGCGCCTGTCCGATCTTGGCAAACCCCTTGATCCGGACGAGCTGGAAGATTCCTGCTTGTCCATCGCCGAAGACGACACCGCCGGGCAAGACTGGAGCGCGGAAAACGGCTTTCCCGGGTACACCAGCTATGCGTCACTGACCGACCTGCCCTGGCGGTTCCCGATATTCAAAGACCTGAAAAAGGTGCTGGACAAGCATGTGAAATCCTTTGCCAAGGATCTGGAATTTGATCTGGACGGCAAGAAGCTGCAGCTGGAAGATCTTTGGATCAATATCCTGCCGCACGGGGGCATTCACACCTCGCATATCCATCCCCATTCGGTGATCAGCGGCACGACCTATGTCGCGGTGCCCAAAGGGGCAAGCGCGATCAAGTTCGAAGACCCGCGTCTGGCGATGATGATGGCTGCCCCCGCGCGCAAGAAAGACGCACGCGATGAGATGCGCAGCTTTGCCTATGTCGCGCCACAGGTCGGTGACGTTCTGTTATGGGAAAGCTGGCTGCGCCACGAAGTGCCGATGAACATGGCCGAAGATGACCGGATTTCTGTGTCGTTTAATTACGGTTGGGGATAG
- the rplX gene encoding 50S ribosomal protein L24 — protein MAAKLRKGDKVIVLAGKDKGKQGTIASVDPKAGKAVVEGVNVAIRHTKQSQSDQGGRVPKPMPIDLSNLSMLDAKGKATRVGFKTDGDKKVRFAKTTGDVIDA, from the coding sequence ATGGCTGCCAAACTCCGCAAAGGTGACAAGGTCATCGTGCTTGCTGGCAAGGACAAGGGCAAACAAGGCACCATCGCCTCGGTTGACCCCAAAGCCGGCAAAGCTGTCGTGGAAGGCGTGAATGTCGCCATCCGTCACACCAAACAAAGCCAGTCCGATCAGGGCGGCCGCGTTCCCAAGCCCATGCCAATCGACCTGAGCAATCTGTCGATGCTGGACGCCAAAGGCAAAGCCACGCGCGTCGGTTTTAAAACGGACGGCGACAAGAAAGTGCGCTTTGCCAAAACCACGGGGGACGTGATCGATGCTTGA
- the rpsN gene encoding 30S ribosomal protein S14: MAKKSMIEREKKRAKLVEQYAAKRAELKAIANDQSKPMEERFKARLKLAKLPRNSSATRLHNRCQLTGRPHAYYRKLKISRIALRDLGSSGQIPGMVKSSW; encoded by the coding sequence ATGGCTAAAAAATCAATGATCGAACGCGAAAAGAAGCGCGCCAAGCTGGTCGAGCAATATGCCGCCAAACGGGCCGAGCTGAAAGCGATCGCAAATGACCAGAGCAAGCCGATGGAAGAGCGTTTCAAAGCGCGCCTGAAGCTGGCCAAACTGCCGCGCAACAGCTCGGCAACACGCTTGCACAACCGGTGCCAGCTGACAGGTCGTCCGCATGCTTACTATCGTAAGCTTAAAATTTCACGGATCGCACTGCGGGACCTTGGCTCAAGCGGCCAGATCCCCGGTATGGTCAAATCCAGCTGGTAA
- a CDS encoding adenylate kinase, translating to MNIILLGPPGAGKGTQARHLVEQRGMVQLSTGDMLREAKDSGSEMGKIVADVMERGALVTDEIVIGLIREKLETVKANGFIFDGFPRTLAQADALGNLLAAQGEALDKVIEMRVDDEALVARITARSTCAMCGEVYNDNTKPVPADGKCTNCGGTEFKRRADDNEDSLKTRLMEYYKQTSPLIGYYYAKDMLATVDGLGSIDAVRGEIAAVLDA from the coding sequence ATGAATATCATTCTTCTGGGGCCACCGGGTGCGGGCAAGGGCACGCAGGCACGTCATCTGGTCGAACAACGCGGCATGGTGCAGCTTAGCACCGGCGACATGCTACGCGAAGCCAAGGACAGCGGCTCCGAAATGGGCAAGATCGTCGCCGATGTGATGGAGCGCGGCGCGCTTGTCACCGACGAGATCGTGATTGGCCTGATCCGCGAAAAGCTGGAAACGGTTAAGGCCAACGGTTTTATCTTTGATGGTTTCCCGCGCACGCTGGCACAGGCTGACGCACTGGGCAATTTGCTGGCGGCACAGGGTGAAGCGCTGGACAAGGTGATCGAGATGCGGGTGGATGACGAAGCCCTTGTCGCGCGCATCACCGCCCGTTCAACCTGCGCCATGTGCGGCGAGGTTTACAATGACAACACCAAGCCGGTTCCGGCGGATGGCAAATGCACCAATTGCGGCGGCACCGAGTTCAAACGCCGTGCGGATGACAACGAAGACAGCCTGAAAACCCGCCTGATGGAATATTACAAGCAAACTTCGCCCCTGATCGGCTATTACTATGCCAAGGACATGCTGGCGACAGTGGACGGGCTGGGTTCGATTGATGCGGTGCGGGGCGAAATCGCGGCGGTTCTGGACGCCTGA
- the rpmD gene encoding 50S ribosomal protein L30 has product MAKTIVVKQVGSPIRRPAKQRATLVGLGLNKMHKTRELEDTPSVRGMVNSIPHLVEIIEERG; this is encoded by the coding sequence ATGGCTAAGACAATCGTTGTAAAACAGGTCGGTTCGCCGATCCGCCGCCCCGCAAAACAGCGTGCCACGCTGGTTGGTCTGGGCCTGAACAAGATGCACAAGACCCGCGAACTGGAAGACACCCCTTCCGTGCGCGGCATGGTCAACAGCATCCCCCACCTGGTCGAGATCATCGAAGAGCGTGGATAA